Proteins encoded together in one Aurantiacibacter aquimixticola window:
- a CDS encoding ABC transporter ATP-binding protein translates to MITQPISSEALGTGATAGNSLIELRGITKTFGQGAAAFQALKGVDLDIDRGDFVAIMGPSGSGKSTTMNILGCLDVPTSGVFRFRGVEVQALSRDQRSLLRRRYLGFVFQGFNLLARTTALENVELPLLYRGETKKARKEAAERSLDKVGLLPWATHTPAELSGGQQQRVAIARALVTDPDVLLADEPTGNLDTERSLEIMELLSNLSSTGITVLMVTHEEEMAEYARTIVHFRDGLVERVDRGHKSGAPIEETT, encoded by the coding sequence ATGATTACGCAGCCCATTTCCAGCGAAGCTCTTGGCACAGGTGCGACGGCGGGCAATTCGCTGATCGAGTTGCGCGGCATTACGAAGACGTTCGGCCAGGGCGCAGCAGCGTTTCAGGCGTTGAAGGGCGTCGACCTCGATATCGATCGCGGCGATTTCGTCGCGATCATGGGCCCATCGGGTTCGGGCAAGTCGACCACGATGAACATTCTCGGTTGCCTCGACGTTCCAACCAGCGGCGTCTTTCGCTTCCGCGGCGTGGAGGTGCAGGCGCTGAGCCGCGATCAACGCTCGCTTCTGCGCCGCCGTTATCTCGGCTTCGTGTTCCAGGGATTCAACCTGCTCGCCCGCACGACAGCGTTGGAGAATGTCGAGCTGCCACTGCTCTATCGCGGCGAAACGAAGAAAGCGCGAAAGGAAGCGGCGGAACGCTCGCTCGACAAGGTCGGCCTTCTACCTTGGGCGACGCATACGCCCGCGGAATTGTCTGGTGGCCAGCAGCAGCGCGTCGCCATCGCCCGCGCATTGGTGACTGACCCCGACGTTTTGCTGGCCGACGAACCGACCGGCAATCTCGACACGGAGCGTTCTCTGGAAATCATGGAACTGCTTTCCAACCTCAGCAGCACCGGTATCACCGTCCTGATGGTGACGCATGAGGAGGAAATGGCCGAATATGCCCGCACCATCGTCCATTTCAGAGACGGCTTGGTGGAACGCGTCGATCGTGGCCACAAATCCGGCGCGCCGATAGAGGAGACGACCTGA
- a CDS encoding pirin family protein yields MIDVRSFDSLGGADHGWLKAKHHFSFASYHDPARMHWGNIRVWNDDKIAAQTGFPPHPHDNMEIVTYVRKGAITHKDSLGNEGRTEAGDVQVMSAGTGIRHAEYNQEDEETTLFQIWILPDREKLNQPPSWGAKPFPKSDRAGSWAVLASGRDGDSDALRINADARVVGATIKAGESLDYELGGRNAYLVPAIGSVEVNGEFANARDGVAVAELDSITIEALEDSEIVLVETA; encoded by the coding sequence ATGATTGACGTTCGTTCGTTCGATAGTCTTGGTGGTGCCGATCACGGCTGGCTGAAGGCAAAGCATCACTTCTCTTTTGCCAGCTATCACGATCCGGCGCGCATGCATTGGGGCAATATCCGCGTCTGGAACGACGACAAGATCGCCGCGCAGACCGGCTTCCCGCCGCATCCGCACGACAATATGGAAATCGTCACTTACGTTCGGAAGGGAGCGATCACCCACAAGGACAGCCTCGGAAACGAAGGCCGTACCGAAGCGGGCGACGTCCAGGTGATGAGCGCTGGCACCGGTATTCGTCACGCCGAATACAATCAGGAAGATGAGGAAACTACGCTTTTTCAGATCTGGATCCTGCCCGATCGCGAAAAGCTGAATCAGCCGCCGAGCTGGGGCGCGAAGCCATTTCCGAAGAGCGACCGCGCCGGAAGCTGGGCGGTGCTGGCGAGTGGGCGGGACGGCGATTCCGATGCGCTCAGGATAAACGCGGATGCCCGCGTCGTCGGCGCGACGATCAAGGCGGGCGAGAGCCTCGACTACGAATTGGGCGGTCGCAATGCGTATCTCGTGCCTGCGATTGGCAGCGTGGAGGTCAATGGCGAATTCGCCAATGCACGCGACGGCGTGGCAGTGGCGGAACTGGACAGCATCACGATCGAGGCGCTGGAAGACAGCGAGATCGTGCTGGTGGAAACAGCCTGA
- a CDS encoding ABC transporter permease → MFGATLLLAFREIRRHLLRSFLTTLGIIIGVAAVITMVTLGQGLTADVQEDISGLGSDVFIVFPSRADPNTPPPPFKEADIRAVENQIAGIEMAAGSVTQPAVAFHNGQDWQTSVQGADRDFFSAQNIELTEGREFNDEEEARGESVCIVGPTVAEKIFVADQIIGEEMRIGNVSCRVIGTTEERSSSGGGDANDVVFMPLKTVQRRFTGSNDVQYFVVKYDASYNSAMLQDQLVALLRERRVVQEGEENNFNLVDTAEISDTIGQITGTMTAVVSVIAAISLLVGGIGIMNIMLVSVTERTREIGIRLAIGALAREVRLQFLTEAVVLCCFGGLIGILLALGLSVLFAGMIELPFIFNPGLNIFAFAFCAILGLVFGYYPAHRASKLDPIDALRHE, encoded by the coding sequence ATGTTCGGCGCAACCCTGCTGCTCGCCTTCCGCGAGATCCGGCGGCACTTGCTACGCAGCTTCCTGACGACGCTCGGCATCATCATCGGCGTTGCGGCAGTCATCACGATGGTGACGCTCGGCCAAGGGCTGACGGCGGATGTGCAGGAAGATATTTCAGGGCTGGGATCGGACGTATTCATCGTCTTTCCGAGCCGCGCAGATCCGAACACACCTCCTCCCCCCTTCAAGGAGGCGGACATTCGCGCGGTAGAAAACCAGATTGCCGGCATAGAAATGGCAGCCGGAAGCGTTACTCAACCGGCCGTGGCGTTCCACAACGGGCAGGATTGGCAGACAAGTGTTCAGGGCGCAGATCGAGACTTTTTCAGCGCACAGAATATCGAGCTCACTGAAGGGCGCGAATTCAACGACGAAGAGGAAGCGCGCGGTGAGAGCGTCTGCATCGTGGGACCGACCGTCGCGGAGAAAATTTTCGTCGCTGACCAGATCATCGGTGAAGAAATGCGTATCGGCAATGTTTCATGCCGGGTGATCGGCACGACGGAAGAGCGCTCCAGCTCTGGCGGCGGTGATGCCAACGATGTCGTCTTCATGCCACTCAAGACAGTGCAGCGTCGCTTTACCGGCAGCAATGACGTCCAGTATTTCGTGGTCAAATACGATGCGAGCTACAACAGCGCGATGCTGCAAGATCAACTCGTTGCGCTGCTGCGTGAGCGACGTGTTGTCCAGGAAGGCGAGGAAAATAATTTCAACCTCGTCGACACCGCTGAAATCAGCGACACAATCGGCCAGATCACCGGCACCATGACCGCGGTCGTTTCCGTTATCGCTGCCATCAGCCTGCTCGTCGGCGGTATCGGGATCATGAATATTATGCTTGTCAGCGTGACGGAGCGGACCCGCGAAATCGGTATCCGGCTTGCGATCGGTGCTTTGGCAAGAGAAGTCAGGCTGCAATTCCTCACCGAGGCCGTGGTTCTATGCTGTTTCGGCGGACTGATCGGAATATTGTTGGCGCTGGGACTTTCCGTCCTGTTCGCCGGAATGATCGAACTGCCGTTCATATTCAATCCTGGCTTGAATATCTTCGCGTTCGCCTTTTGCGCAATTCTCGGGCTGGTCTTCGGATATTATCCCGCGCATCGCGCCAGCAAGCTCGACCCGATCGACGCTCTGCGGCACGAATAG
- a CDS encoding efflux RND transporter periplasmic adaptor subunit, with protein MSTTETTANDGDIESYLDTGKPKKWYKRKRWWALGLLLILAVIGITQCTGEAPPPDYITADVESRSLDLTVTATGSLRPTNQVEVGSEVSGRIDRVLVDVNDQVARGQLLAVINTDVIQDQINQSRANLNAARAQVAQAQATLDGDQAQLARLLEVQRLSDGRVPSQAEIDQAEAAVNRGRASVAAALANVSAVQAQLSTAQTQSQRAAVRSPVSGVVLARQVEPGQTVAASFNTPTLFVLAESLNTMQLRVSLDEADVGQVEVGQDATFTVDAYPGRRFPATVERVDLASNNIAQQAQQQGGQQVVSYEARLLVTNSDGLLRPGMTATATIATQSTGNQLLVPNGALRFDPDEEDESGGIFGDPDFGLERNDEATIGVGSRQTVYTVAEDGTLNAIEVVTGQSDGRFTVVQSDELKADMQVVTGVRAGGQ; from the coding sequence CACCGCGAACGATGGCGATATCGAAAGCTATCTCGATACGGGCAAACCGAAAAAGTGGTACAAGCGCAAGCGCTGGTGGGCGCTCGGCCTGCTGCTGATCCTTGCTGTCATAGGCATCACGCAGTGCACCGGCGAAGCGCCACCGCCCGACTACATCACCGCGGACGTGGAAAGCCGCTCGCTCGATTTGACGGTTACGGCAACAGGCAGCCTGCGCCCGACCAATCAGGTTGAGGTGGGTTCAGAGGTGTCGGGCCGGATCGACCGGGTGCTGGTGGACGTCAACGATCAGGTCGCGCGCGGCCAGCTCCTTGCGGTCATCAATACCGATGTCATTCAAGACCAGATCAACCAGAGCCGCGCCAATCTGAACGCTGCCCGCGCACAGGTCGCGCAGGCTCAGGCCACGCTCGATGGCGATCAGGCGCAGCTGGCACGCCTTCTGGAAGTGCAGCGCCTTTCCGATGGCCGGGTGCCGAGCCAGGCCGAAATCGACCAGGCGGAAGCTGCGGTGAACCGCGGCCGCGCCAGCGTTGCGGCCGCTCTCGCCAATGTCTCTGCCGTGCAGGCACAGCTTTCCACGGCGCAGACCCAGTCGCAGCGGGCGGCAGTGCGCTCGCCGGTTTCGGGCGTCGTGCTCGCCCGCCAGGTCGAGCCGGGCCAGACCGTTGCCGCCAGCTTCAATACGCCCACACTGTTCGTCCTCGCGGAAAGCCTGAATACGATGCAGCTTCGCGTATCGCTGGACGAAGCCGATGTCGGCCAGGTCGAAGTGGGGCAGGATGCGACCTTCACGGTCGACGCCTATCCCGGCCGCCGCTTCCCCGCGACGGTAGAGCGCGTCGATCTCGCATCGAACAATATCGCCCAGCAGGCACAGCAACAGGGCGGTCAGCAAGTGGTCAGCTACGAAGCGCGGCTGCTCGTCACCAACAGCGATGGTCTGCTGCGCCCCGGAATGACGGCGACTGCGACCATTGCAACGCAGAGCACGGGCAATCAGCTGCTTGTCCCGAACGGCGCTCTGCGCTTCGATCCCGATGAGGAAGACGAAAGCGGCGGCATTTTCGGCGATCCAGATTTCGGCCTCGAACGTAATGACGAGGCCACGATCGGGGTCGGCAGCCGCCAGACAGTCTACACGGTTGCGGAAGACGGCACGCTCAATGCCATAGAGGTCGTGACCGGACAGAGCGATGGCCGATTCACCGTCGTTCAATCCGATGAACTGAAGGCCGACATGCAGGTGGTAACCGGCGTGCGCGCAGGCGGGCAGTGA